The following proteins are encoded in a genomic region of Sorangiineae bacterium MSr12523:
- a CDS encoding CHASE domain-containing protein, which yields MSSDTLDARTRTGIDWIARASLAAAIYWIAGKFALLMAIPPGYATAVWPAAGIALVCALFWGLRVVPGIALGSFLVNAWTSIDTSSSAALVRSMAIAAGIGCGAACQAALGALLIRRFVGFPTALEVDRDITKFTFLGGPISCLVSPTVGMTTLCGLGVIPWSQFAFSWWTWWVGDAIGVLIFAPLALLFVPGLDPVWRRRRAIVGIPLLVGFGVVTVLFLKARAWEETRLRTEFERRATPLAHALDARLSEYDEVVGFLSSLFEASPDVSRKQFREFCQRALKKYPGIQGLAWTPVVDDTRRAQFEAAAGFAITEQASTGALKPATTRAEYAPVYYLEPEEGNRSAIGFDIASDPTRFEAMSKARISGLPSLTSPLTLVQETAGQHGILLIAPVYASQSLRGYVVGVFRIQDVVETALRDIEHEGLDFRLLDEDSPQDNGLVYASSGAAAGTGSRTWNETFVFGGRRWNLAVTATDMYMTTHRSWQAWMVLAGGLLFVGILGVVMLMATGQASYVQRALETRSSEASRAIQAEEKFRATIEASSTGMLMVDRNGKIVLVNAQVERLFGYAREELIGQPVEILVPSKSRARHPGYRDTFFQEPRNRPMGAGRELYGIRKDGSEMPVEIGLNPMRTADGDFVLGSIVDITARKMAEATLRESAERFRALVEVSAQIVWTAAADGVFVEDSPSWRAFTGQTYQQWRGGERLDAFHPEDRARVDVLWKKAIATKSAIDTEYRIRHVSGEWRWTAARAVPLLDVEGGVRGWIGMNTDITERKHAEHERDRLLNELQRLNTELEERVSGRTADLSKALREREVLIQEIHHRVKNNLQVISSIINMQVRKLDVGANRDALEECQTRVQAIALIHEKLYQSKDYSRVPFSEYARSLATNVFRATGGAFASVTLELAIDDLALAVDRAIPCGLVLNELITNALKHGFRDGRQGTIRVELAKLDMGRLRLAVKDNGIGLPRDLDIRKSDSLGLQLICTLSEQLDAELEVNGAGGASFQLTFAAEA from the coding sequence ATGAGCAGCGACACTCTCGATGCGCGTACGCGCACTGGCATCGACTGGATAGCGCGCGCATCGTTGGCCGCGGCGATTTACTGGATCGCGGGAAAGTTTGCGCTGCTCATGGCGATACCTCCCGGCTATGCGACGGCGGTGTGGCCCGCGGCGGGCATAGCGCTCGTGTGCGCCCTCTTTTGGGGCCTGCGGGTGGTGCCTGGAATCGCATTGGGCTCGTTCCTGGTCAATGCTTGGACCAGTATCGACACCAGCAGCAGTGCAGCGCTCGTTCGTTCGATGGCCATCGCTGCGGGAATTGGATGCGGTGCGGCCTGCCAAGCCGCGCTGGGCGCTCTGCTCATCCGCAGGTTCGTAGGGTTTCCCACGGCGCTGGAGGTAGACCGCGATATCACGAAGTTCACATTCCTCGGGGGACCCATATCGTGCCTGGTGAGCCCCACCGTGGGCATGACCACGCTGTGCGGATTGGGCGTAATCCCTTGGTCCCAGTTTGCCTTCAGCTGGTGGACATGGTGGGTGGGCGACGCCATCGGCGTCCTGATTTTCGCACCGCTCGCATTGCTCTTCGTCCCCGGCCTCGACCCCGTTTGGCGCCGCCGCCGTGCCATCGTTGGCATTCCTTTGCTCGTCGGATTCGGCGTGGTGACCGTGTTGTTCTTGAAAGCAAGAGCATGGGAGGAGACCCGCTTGCGAACCGAATTCGAGCGGCGGGCAACGCCCCTTGCGCACGCCCTGGATGCCAGGCTTTCGGAATACGATGAAGTGGTGGGCTTTCTCTCGAGTCTCTTCGAAGCATCGCCCGACGTGAGCCGAAAGCAGTTCCGCGAATTCTGCCAGCGCGCGCTGAAGAAGTACCCGGGGATCCAGGGCCTGGCTTGGACCCCCGTCGTCGACGACACGCGAAGGGCGCAGTTCGAAGCGGCGGCCGGTTTTGCCATCACCGAGCAGGCCTCGACGGGCGCGCTCAAGCCGGCGACGACCCGCGCCGAGTACGCGCCGGTGTATTACTTGGAGCCCGAGGAAGGGAATCGCTCCGCAATAGGATTCGACATCGCTTCGGATCCGACTCGATTCGAGGCGATGAGCAAGGCGCGCATTTCCGGCCTTCCGAGCCTGACATCGCCGTTGACGCTCGTTCAGGAGACGGCCGGGCAACATGGGATTCTTTTGATCGCACCGGTCTATGCCTCACAATCCTTGCGCGGGTACGTCGTCGGCGTTTTCCGAATACAGGACGTCGTGGAAACCGCGCTGCGCGACATCGAGCACGAAGGGCTCGACTTTCGTCTTTTGGACGAAGACTCCCCGCAAGACAATGGCCTCGTGTACGCGAGCTCGGGTGCGGCGGCGGGCACGGGCTCGCGCACATGGAACGAGACCTTCGTCTTCGGCGGACGTCGCTGGAACCTTGCGGTCACCGCCACGGATATGTACATGACGACCCATCGCAGCTGGCAAGCATGGATGGTGCTGGCCGGAGGGCTTCTCTTCGTTGGAATTCTCGGTGTGGTGATGTTGATGGCCACGGGCCAAGCTTCTTATGTGCAGCGCGCGCTGGAAACGCGCAGCTCGGAGGCCTCGCGGGCCATCCAGGCGGAGGAGAAGTTTCGCGCAACGATCGAGGCCTCATCGACCGGCATGCTCATGGTCGATCGCAATGGAAAGATCGTATTGGTGAATGCCCAAGTCGAGCGATTGTTCGGGTATGCGCGCGAGGAGCTGATTGGCCAGCCGGTGGAGATCTTGGTGCCGTCGAAGTCGCGCGCGAGGCATCCCGGCTATCGGGACACCTTTTTTCAAGAGCCTCGAAATAGGCCGATGGGCGCGGGCCGCGAACTCTATGGCATACGCAAAGATGGTTCGGAGATGCCGGTCGAAATCGGATTGAATCCCATGCGCACCGCGGATGGCGATTTCGTTCTCGGTTCGATCGTCGATATTACCGCGCGCAAGATGGCCGAGGCCACGCTTCGCGAAAGCGCCGAACGCTTCCGTGCGCTGGTGGAGGTGTCCGCGCAAATCGTGTGGACCGCCGCAGCCGACGGTGTATTCGTCGAGGACTCGCCCTCTTGGCGAGCCTTTACCGGCCAGACGTACCAACAATGGCGCGGAGGCGAACGGCTCGACGCGTTCCACCCGGAGGACCGCGCTCGGGTGGATGTGCTGTGGAAAAAGGCCATCGCGACGAAATCGGCCATCGACACCGAATACCGTATTCGGCACGTGAGTGGTGAATGGCGCTGGACCGCCGCAAGGGCCGTCCCGCTCCTCGACGTGGAAGGGGGCGTGCGCGGGTGGATCGGAATGAATACCGACATCACCGAGCGCAAACACGCCGAACACGAGCGCGACCGGCTTTTGAACGAGCTCCAACGCCTCAACACCGAGCTGGAAGAACGGGTCAGCGGACGCACGGCGGATCTGTCCAAGGCGCTCCGGGAGCGGGAAGTCTTGATTCAAGAGATTCACCACCGGGTGAAGAACAATTTGCAGGTCATTTCCAGCATCATCAACATGCAAGTTCGAAAGCTCGACGTGGGCGCGAACCGCGACGCACTGGAAGAGTGCCAGACGCGCGTGCAAGCGATTGCGCTCATTCACGAGAAGCTTTATCAATCCAAAGACTACTCACGCGTTCCTTTTTCGGAATATGCCCGAAGCCTCGCGACCAATGTCTTCCGCGCGACGGGTGGGGCTTTCGCGAGCGTCACCTTGGAACTGGCCATCGACGATCTTGCGCTGGCCGTGGATCGGGCCATTCCTTGCGGTCTCGTGCTCAACGAGTTGATCACCAATGCGTTGAAGCACGGCTTCCGCGACGGGCGTCAGGGGACGATTCGCGTGGAGCTGGCCAAGCTGGACATGGGGCGGCTCCGGCTGGCCGTGAAAGACAACGGCATCGGCTTGCCACGCGATCTCGATATTCGCAAATCGGATTCTCTGGGCCTGCAGCTCATTTGCACCTTGTCGGAACAACTCGATGCGGAGCTCGAGGTCAACGGCGCGGGCGGTGCCTCGTTTCAACTCACCTTTGCCGCGGAGGCTTGA
- a CDS encoding protein kinase yields the protein MSHSEFAPKMVFADRFTVESVAGRGAMGVVYCARDGRRDGAKVALKVLRTVGQRQQFRERFSREAYMLSELRHPGIVAYVDHGVTPAGEPFLAMEWLEGEDLGQRLDHGGLTLVETVRLFHAVADALSAAHRRGFVHRDLKPENIFLRDGRPDVPILVDFGVGRVPASELTAAGVAIGTPLYMAPEQARGEQDIGPSADVFALGCVMYKCLIGRTPFPDEGHPTVLLARILRGDVPQLRALRPTMPATLDVLLQRMLAKEPSRRPKDATALLEELQALGSFSDEPAPERIVRVAAPLSIEQQLVSVILVVEEVVQQEVHEMQEVPVRWDLRARRQGLADALRGRFDASVEILLDGSMIVTLAQTERMTATDQAAQAARCALYLRENLASGSSGERIAITTGRGVVSEEQLPSGEVFDRANGLLHRETTKFQLDSGDTSPGILLDDMTAHLLDSRFQLRQTDAGVFVLDSELGIDEARPLLGKPTPCVGRERELTALQLLLDDCCEESLARLAVVIAAPGIGKSRLRHEFLRRIQHDNVHGVDVWFGRGDPTRAGAPYDLLTDALRRLIDVRDGEALAEQQRKLAERVRWHVPPEDAQFVTEFLGELCGIPFDSDTSPKLLLARADPRAMVAQIMGAFICFLRAECDAHPVLIVLEDLHWSDALTVRVIDASLRDCHDKRVMLLALARPEVKELYPKLWAERKRRDFVLDGLSKRASEQLVTRALGPDVAPETVARIVEQAGGNALFLEELIRFVVENQSDSMPDTVLAMIQARLQRLEPEVRRVLRAACVYGTTFWRGGVLALLGNSVSAASLDERLEELVHRELITQNSTTRLLGDTEYAFRHALVREAAHGLLTDEDREAGHRAAAAFLQSMGERDPSVLAEHYALGNEMEEAAKLYARAARKAADFASLREATQLAERGIACGAKGELLALLRSALARALLFECDFAKAYVHSSQALPLLRRGSDDWCYTVGTMTAAAPTQGRFDALVHWGNMLRETDPDLSAIGVYFESLLVLVGMMTWLGRPTYVETYLARVDELSVMTDNVFARAVSEYAHATACWYLSRDPWTVATAAARAEAIFAPIGYRRVLSQVRASMGAALTHMGSLGEGEEKLRIARADALVDGDRITTGMATTELAMALVDKEDANASDEAEQMLRSYLSDEQAGDVGLRGLALAILAQIFLDRGDLESAERHARSALDLMTLFIVVRPYPDAVLVKILLRAGRLAEAREHADAALAHLDQLGGGGFAEVRLQFAAFEAHAASGDASANGILEGAVEQVRIRADAIPDPDVRMGYLANNATSRRVLEEARKRLPKS from the coding sequence ATGAGCCACTCGGAATTCGCTCCGAAAATGGTCTTCGCGGATCGGTTCACGGTCGAGAGCGTGGCCGGGCGAGGCGCCATGGGCGTGGTGTATTGCGCGCGCGATGGGCGTCGCGACGGTGCGAAAGTTGCGCTCAAAGTTCTTCGCACGGTGGGGCAGCGTCAGCAATTTCGGGAACGATTTTCGCGTGAGGCGTACATGCTGTCGGAGCTCCGGCATCCCGGCATCGTGGCGTACGTCGACCATGGCGTTACCCCCGCAGGCGAGCCGTTTCTCGCCATGGAGTGGCTCGAAGGGGAAGATCTCGGGCAACGCCTCGACCACGGCGGTCTCACGTTGGTCGAGACCGTGCGCCTGTTTCATGCCGTGGCGGATGCTCTTTCCGCGGCCCACCGGCGCGGGTTCGTGCACCGTGACCTCAAGCCGGAAAACATCTTTCTGCGCGATGGCCGTCCCGATGTGCCCATCCTGGTCGACTTCGGGGTGGGACGCGTTCCCGCCTCGGAGCTGACGGCTGCGGGTGTTGCCATCGGTACGCCTCTGTACATGGCGCCCGAGCAGGCACGCGGCGAGCAAGACATCGGACCGAGCGCGGATGTCTTCGCGCTGGGGTGCGTGATGTACAAGTGCCTCATCGGGCGAACGCCGTTTCCCGACGAAGGGCATCCCACCGTCTTGTTGGCCCGCATCCTGCGAGGCGATGTTCCGCAATTGCGCGCCCTCCGGCCGACCATGCCGGCGACCCTGGACGTCCTCCTGCAGCGGATGCTCGCCAAAGAGCCCTCGCGGCGGCCCAAGGATGCCACGGCGCTTCTCGAGGAACTGCAAGCGCTGGGATCGTTTTCGGACGAGCCGGCGCCCGAGAGAATCGTGCGCGTTGCCGCGCCCCTGTCCATCGAGCAGCAGCTCGTCAGCGTCATCTTGGTCGTCGAGGAGGTGGTGCAGCAAGAGGTGCACGAGATGCAGGAAGTCCCGGTCCGATGGGACTTGAGGGCGCGGCGCCAGGGCCTTGCCGATGCGCTTCGGGGACGCTTCGACGCGTCGGTCGAGATTCTGCTCGACGGTTCGATGATTGTGACCTTGGCGCAAACGGAGCGCATGACGGCCACCGATCAGGCCGCGCAGGCTGCGCGGTGTGCCCTCTATCTGCGCGAGAATCTGGCCTCCGGCAGCTCGGGGGAACGCATCGCCATCACGACGGGCCGCGGCGTCGTCTCGGAAGAGCAGCTCCCGAGCGGCGAGGTCTTCGATCGCGCCAACGGATTGCTCCATCGCGAGACGACGAAGTTTCAGTTGGACTCCGGCGACACCTCACCCGGCATCTTGCTCGATGACATGACGGCGCACCTCTTGGATTCGCGCTTTCAATTGAGACAAACGGACGCCGGTGTCTTCGTCCTGGATTCGGAGCTAGGCATCGACGAAGCGCGTCCTCTGCTCGGCAAGCCCACGCCGTGCGTCGGTCGCGAGCGCGAACTGACCGCGCTGCAGTTGCTTCTCGATGACTGCTGCGAAGAATCCCTGGCCCGGCTCGCCGTGGTGATCGCGGCACCCGGAATCGGCAAATCGCGGTTGCGCCACGAGTTCTTGCGCCGCATCCAGCACGACAACGTGCACGGGGTCGACGTCTGGTTCGGGCGGGGCGACCCGACCCGCGCGGGAGCCCCGTACGATTTGCTCACCGATGCATTGCGACGCCTCATCGACGTGCGCGATGGCGAAGCCCTCGCCGAGCAGCAGCGCAAGCTCGCCGAGCGCGTGCGATGGCACGTGCCGCCCGAAGATGCGCAATTCGTCACGGAGTTTCTCGGGGAGCTTTGCGGCATTCCATTCGATTCGGACACGAGCCCGAAGCTCCTGCTCGCGCGCGCGGATCCGCGCGCGATGGTCGCCCAGATCATGGGCGCATTCATCTGCTTTCTGCGTGCGGAATGCGACGCCCATCCGGTGCTCATCGTCCTCGAAGATCTGCATTGGAGTGACGCGCTCACCGTGCGCGTGATCGATGCGTCGCTGCGGGATTGCCACGACAAGCGCGTGATGCTTCTCGCGCTGGCCAGACCCGAGGTCAAAGAGCTGTATCCGAAGCTGTGGGCCGAGCGAAAGCGCCGTGACTTCGTGCTCGACGGCTTGAGCAAGCGCGCCAGCGAGCAGCTCGTCACCCGAGCCCTCGGCCCCGACGTCGCACCGGAAACGGTGGCGAGAATCGTCGAGCAGGCGGGGGGCAACGCGCTCTTTCTCGAGGAGTTGATCCGCTTCGTCGTCGAGAACCAATCCGACAGCATGCCCGACACCGTGCTGGCGATGATCCAGGCGAGGCTGCAGCGCCTCGAGCCCGAAGTGCGGCGCGTGCTTCGCGCGGCATGCGTCTATGGCACTACCTTCTGGCGTGGTGGTGTTCTCGCCTTGCTGGGCAATTCGGTTTCCGCCGCCAGCCTCGACGAGCGGCTGGAGGAGCTCGTCCATCGCGAGCTCATCACGCAGAACAGCACCACGCGGCTGCTCGGCGACACCGAATATGCCTTTCGCCATGCGCTGGTGCGCGAGGCTGCACATGGCCTTTTGACCGACGAGGATCGGGAAGCAGGGCATCGCGCGGCGGCGGCGTTCCTCCAATCCATGGGCGAGCGCGATCCGTCCGTTTTGGCCGAGCACTACGCGCTGGGCAACGAGATGGAGGAAGCGGCCAAGCTTTACGCGCGTGCGGCCCGCAAAGCCGCGGATTTTGCCAGTCTTCGCGAGGCGACCCAGCTCGCGGAACGAGGCATTGCCTGCGGTGCGAAGGGGGAGCTCCTGGCCCTTTTGCGCAGTGCCCTGGCGCGTGCGCTCCTCTTCGAGTGCGATTTCGCAAAAGCGTACGTGCACAGCTCCCAAGCCCTCCCGCTCTTGCGCCGCGGGAGCGACGACTGGTGTTACACGGTGGGAACGATGACCGCGGCCGCGCCAACGCAAGGCCGATTCGACGCCCTGGTCCACTGGGGCAACATGCTCCGGGAGACCGATCCCGATCTTTCCGCCATCGGGGTCTATTTCGAATCGCTGCTGGTCCTGGTCGGCATGATGACGTGGTTGGGGCGGCCCACGTACGTCGAGACGTATTTGGCTCGCGTCGACGAGTTGAGCGTCATGACCGACAACGTCTTTGCGCGGGCCGTATCGGAGTACGCGCACGCCACCGCGTGCTGGTACCTTTCCCGCGATCCGTGGACCGTCGCGACGGCTGCTGCCCGCGCGGAAGCGATTTTCGCGCCCATTGGCTACCGGCGTGTTCTCTCCCAAGTTCGCGCATCGATGGGGGCCGCGCTCACCCATATGGGAAGCCTTGGCGAAGGAGAGGAAAAGCTGCGAATCGCGCGCGCCGATGCCCTCGTCGACGGCGACCGCATCACCACCGGCATGGCAACGACCGAGCTGGCCATGGCCCTCGTCGACAAGGAAGATGCCAACGCAAGCGATGAGGCCGAACAGATGCTCCGGAGCTACCTGTCCGACGAGCAGGCCGGCGACGTCGGCCTGCGCGGTCTTGCGCTGGCCATCCTCGCGCAGATTTTCCTCGACCGCGGCGATCTCGAGTCGGCGGAACGGCACGCCCGAAGCGCGCTCGATCTGATGACGCTTTTCATCGTCGTTCGCCCGTACCCGGATGCCGTGTTGGTGAAGATCTTGCTGCGAGCCGGCCGGCTCGCCGAAGCGCGCGAGCACGCGGACGCGGCGTTGGCGCACCTCGATCAGCTTGGTGGTGGAGGTTTCGCCGAGGTTCGACTGCAGTTCGCGGCCTTCGAAGCGCACGCCGCCTCGGGCGATGCTTCGGCAAACGGAATTCTCGAAGGCGCGGTCGAACAGGTCCGGATTCGTGCCGATGCCATCCCCGATCCGGACGTGCGGATGGGGTATCTCGCGAACAATGCGACCAGCCGCCGCGTCCTCGAAGAAGCGCGCAAGCGGCTGCCCAAATCGTGA
- a CDS encoding protein kinase: protein MGSELVPGTVFANRFIVERVAGRGGMGIVYRARDQARDGTPVALKVLPTFGNHRDFLQRFSREAYMLSQLQHPGIVAYVDHGVTSTGRPFLAMEWLDGEDLGQRLDRCGLRLSDTIRLFCGLADALSAAHSRGFVHRDVKPENIFLRDGRPDSPILLDFGVARLVASELTAAGIALGTPLYMAPEQARGDRDVGPNADVFALGCVIYKCLTGRTPVPNGHPTVVMASLVLDDFPRLRTVRPALPEKLDALLGRMLAKDPQQRPADGSALLDELYTLGSLTDASAPERHDEPGTNITCDDELQLVSMLLVVEERVSEPLPTQEEVIKGSSRRTQRRELGDALRARFDARVEILLDGSMIVTIAQSARRTASDQSAQAARCALFLREQLPVHRMVIVTGRSIVIGEHLLSGEVLDRANTLLAEVERIQVYTNDTAPGIWLDSMTAHLLDAHFHVTKQPYAGCFVLDSELGIDEARPLLGKPTPCVGRDRELTELQLLLDECCEDSVARLAVVIGPSGIGKSRLRHEFVRRVREKHAVDVWMGRADPTYGGAPYALLADALRRLVDTRDGDDLSAQQHKLGERVRHHVPARDAQLVTELLGELCGISFPSERSPKLRQARMDPRKMVSQTTTTFISFLRAECSAHPVLLVLEDVQWGDGPTLRLVDAALRDCHDKPVMVLALARPDVNDIFPRLWTQRKRQDFHLDGLSKRASAQLVSEVLGANAPAETVSRIVEHAAGNALFLEELIRYVGNERSHAMPDTVLAILQARLQNLEPALRRVLRAASVYGGTFWRSGILALLGGRTSVPNIDECLEELGHRELITKHVTSRLRGDTEYAFRHHLVREAAHSLLTEEALKSRHRAAAEFLQARGENDLRVLAEHYALGGEAERAASLYARAAAQASAAKVS from the coding sequence ATGGGCTCGGAGCTCGTGCCCGGAACGGTCTTCGCGAATCGCTTCATCGTTGAGCGCGTTGCTGGTCGAGGGGGAATGGGCATCGTGTACCGAGCCCGCGACCAAGCGCGCGATGGCACGCCGGTCGCACTCAAAGTGCTCCCCACCTTCGGCAACCATCGGGACTTTCTGCAGCGATTTTCCCGCGAGGCGTACATGCTCTCGCAGCTGCAGCATCCGGGCATCGTGGCCTATGTCGATCACGGCGTCACATCCACGGGGCGCCCCTTTCTCGCCATGGAGTGGCTCGATGGAGAGGATCTCGGCCAGCGCCTCGATCGCTGCGGCCTCAGGCTGAGCGACACCATTCGGCTATTTTGCGGCCTGGCCGATGCGCTCTCCGCAGCGCATAGCCGTGGATTCGTACATCGCGACGTCAAACCCGAGAACATTTTTCTCCGCGACGGCCGGCCGGACTCGCCCATCTTGCTCGACTTCGGTGTGGCACGGCTGGTGGCCTCCGAGCTGACGGCCGCGGGCATCGCGCTTGGCACGCCTCTTTACATGGCGCCCGAGCAAGCGCGGGGCGATCGCGACGTCGGGCCCAATGCCGACGTGTTCGCACTGGGATGCGTGATTTACAAATGCCTGACGGGGCGGACCCCCGTTCCCAATGGCCACCCCACCGTCGTGATGGCCAGCCTCGTGCTCGACGATTTTCCACGGCTCCGAACGGTTCGACCCGCCTTGCCGGAGAAGCTGGATGCGTTGCTCGGGCGCATGCTCGCGAAGGACCCGCAGCAGCGACCCGCGGATGGGAGTGCGCTGCTCGACGAGTTGTACACGCTGGGATCTCTCACGGACGCGTCGGCGCCGGAACGGCATGACGAGCCCGGGACGAACATCACCTGCGATGACGAGCTGCAGCTGGTCAGCATGCTCTTGGTGGTCGAGGAGCGGGTGAGCGAGCCGCTGCCGACCCAGGAAGAAGTCATCAAAGGTTCGAGCCGCAGGACGCAACGGCGGGAGCTCGGCGATGCGCTTCGAGCTCGCTTCGATGCACGGGTCGAGATTTTGCTCGACGGCTCGATGATCGTCACCATCGCCCAATCCGCCCGCAGGACGGCCAGCGATCAATCCGCGCAGGCCGCTCGGTGCGCGCTCTTTTTGCGTGAGCAGCTCCCCGTGCACCGCATGGTGATCGTAACCGGTCGAAGCATCGTCATTGGAGAGCACTTGCTCAGCGGCGAGGTCCTGGACCGCGCCAACACCCTGCTCGCGGAGGTGGAACGGATCCAGGTGTACACGAACGATACCGCTCCGGGCATATGGCTCGACAGCATGACCGCGCACCTGCTCGATGCGCACTTTCACGTGACGAAACAGCCGTACGCGGGTTGTTTCGTTTTGGACTCCGAGCTCGGCATCGACGAAGCGCGTCCCTTGCTCGGCAAGCCCACCCCGTGCGTGGGCCGCGACCGCGAGCTCACCGAATTGCAGTTGCTTCTCGACGAGTGCTGCGAAGATTCGGTGGCGCGGCTCGCCGTCGTCATCGGACCATCTGGAATTGGCAAATCACGTTTGCGCCATGAATTCGTGCGGCGGGTGCGGGAAAAGCACGCCGTCGATGTATGGATGGGGCGGGCCGATCCGACCTATGGCGGAGCGCCCTATGCCCTGCTGGCCGATGCCCTGCGCCGTCTCGTGGACACGCGCGATGGCGATGACCTTTCGGCGCAGCAGCACAAACTGGGCGAACGGGTGCGGCACCACGTGCCTGCGCGCGATGCCCAATTGGTCACCGAGCTGCTCGGCGAGCTATGCGGTATTTCCTTTCCCTCGGAGAGGAGCCCGAAGCTTCGGCAGGCGCGGATGGACCCGCGCAAGATGGTTTCGCAGACCACGACGACGTTCATTTCGTTCCTGCGTGCCGAGTGCAGCGCCCATCCCGTGCTGCTGGTCCTGGAAGACGTGCAGTGGGGCGATGGGCCCACGTTGCGCCTCGTCGACGCGGCGTTGCGCGACTGCCATGACAAGCCGGTGATGGTTCTCGCGCTGGCGAGGCCGGACGTGAATGACATTTTTCCGCGGCTCTGGACCCAGCGCAAACGTCAGGATTTCCATCTCGATGGCTTGTCCAAGCGGGCGAGTGCGCAGCTCGTCAGCGAGGTCCTCGGCGCCAACGCGCCTGCGGAGACCGTGTCGAGAATCGTCGAACACGCCGCAGGGAATGCGCTCTTTCTGGAGGAATTGATCCGCTACGTCGGCAACGAGCGCTCCCATGCCATGCCGGACACCGTATTGGCGATCCTCCAGGCGAGGCTGCAAAATCTCGAGCCGGCGCTGCGGCGGGTGCTTCGCGCCGCGAGCGTCTACGGGGGCACGTTCTGGCGCAGCGGCATTCTCGCCTTGCTGGGCGGGCGCACTTCCGTGCCCAACATCGACGAATGCCTGGAGGAACTCGGCCATCGCGAGCTCATCACGAAGCATGTCACCAGCCGGCTTCGCGGCGACACCGAATACGCCTTCCGCCACCATCTCGTGCGTGAGGCCGCACACAGCCTGCTCACCGAAGAAGCCTTGAAATCGCGCCACCGCGCCGCGGCCGAATTTCTCCAGGCTCGAGGCGAAAACGATTTACGCGTTCTGGCCGAGCACTACGCCCTCGGCGGGGAGGCCGAACGCGCCGCGAGCCTCTATGCGCGCGCCGCGGCTCAAGCCTCCGCGGCAAAGGTGAGTTGA
- a CDS encoding diguanylate cyclase produces MRKYSVLIVEDERIVAMDLQQILTALGYDAYGVASSANEAFARASEKRPDVVLMDIRIKGQLDGIRTAAVLREKFDVPVVYLTAHADDATIARAKKTTPHGYLLKPVKSTELKSAIEVSIYRHEMEKELRAREALFRDTLASLEDGIVTVDAQSRIVQMNAAAASLTGWDPAEAKGKSIELLLCPKTGVTRIDAGLGTDLPDLVGAVLEDGLTRHGEGVDRPAGRSYGYSITPIGDSVGRSVGAVIHLHDITERRRSDVEIRVLHEHLTELATTDELTGVANYRAFKERLKQIVAEGERGRAFALALCDVDDFKRINDGLGHQAGDQALAGVARVLKSNVRETDFVARYGGDEFCILFTDVSEEAAVALTERLRQCIAAIREPSAVTASFGVCGYSTSFHGDTTAFIEAVDAALYRSKREGRNRVELSSVIHADGSRGLG; encoded by the coding sequence ATGCGCAAATACTCGGTGCTCATCGTCGAAGATGAGCGAATCGTCGCGATGGACCTTCAGCAGATTCTGACGGCGCTTGGATATGACGCTTATGGTGTTGCATCGTCGGCCAATGAGGCGTTTGCGCGCGCGAGTGAAAAGCGTCCGGACGTCGTTCTGATGGATATCCGCATCAAAGGGCAGCTCGATGGTATTCGGACCGCGGCCGTCCTCCGCGAGAAATTCGATGTTCCCGTCGTCTACCTCACCGCGCATGCCGACGACGCCACCATTGCGCGGGCCAAGAAGACGACGCCGCACGGGTATTTGCTCAAGCCGGTGAAATCCACCGAGCTCAAAAGCGCCATCGAAGTGTCCATTTATCGCCATGAGATGGAGAAAGAACTGCGTGCCCGCGAGGCGTTGTTCCGAGACACGCTCGCCTCCCTAGAGGATGGAATCGTGACGGTGGATGCGCAATCGCGCATCGTGCAAATGAACGCGGCCGCTGCGAGCCTGACGGGCTGGGATCCCGCAGAGGCAAAAGGGAAATCCATCGAGCTCTTGCTCTGCCCCAAAACGGGGGTGACCCGCATCGATGCCGGGCTGGGAACCGACCTGCCCGACCTGGTCGGGGCCGTGTTGGAGGATGGGCTCACGCGCCACGGCGAAGGTGTCGATAGGCCGGCGGGGCGAAGTTATGGCTACTCGATAACGCCCATCGGCGACAGCGTTGGACGCAGCGTCGGTGCGGTGATCCATTTGCACGACATCACCGAGCGGCGCCGCTCGGACGTGGAAATTCGAGTGCTCCACGAGCACCTGACCGAATTGGCGACGACGGACGAACTCACCGGCGTGGCCAATTATCGGGCCTTCAAAGAGCGTCTCAAGCAGATCGTGGCCGAGGGGGAACGCGGTCGCGCCTTCGCCCTGGCTCTTTGCGACGTGGACGACTTCAAACGAATCAACGATGGCTTGGGCCACCAGGCGGGCGATCAAGCGCTGGCAGGGGTTGCCCGCGTATTGAAGAGCAACGTTCGCGAAACCGACTTCGTGGCCCGCTACGGTGGTGACGAATTCTGTATTCTATTCACGGACGTTTCCGAGGAAGCGGCCGTTGCGCTCACGGAAAGGCTTCGCCAGTGCATTGCCGCCATTCGCGAGCCAAGCGCGGTAACGGCGAGTTTCGGTGTTTGCGGTTATTCGACATCGTTCCACGGCGACACGACGGCGTTCATCGAAGCCGTCGATGCGGCCTTGTATCGCTCCAAGCGCGAGGGACGAAATCGGGTGGAGCTGAGCAGCGTCATCCACGCGGATGGTTCACGCGGCTTAGGTTGA